The following nucleotide sequence is from Anopheles stephensi strain Indian chromosome 3, UCI_ANSTEP_V1.0, whole genome shotgun sequence.
CGAGAAACAGTATCCTGTATCCAGCCGCATCCGCGCTCGGTAGCGAACCGGTGGCCACGGCCAGAAGCAGCAACACCCAGCCGGTAGTACAAGTGGTCTTTAGCCACATTTTGGGACGATGAATAGGTGCGACGGGAATGAGATCACCGGTGAGACTAGCCAATGTAGCCAGATTTTGGAGTGGCAAGCTCGAGCCGGGATGACCGCCTCCTATCTTATCACTAAAATTGAACTTCAAGCTGGTGAGAGTCAACATTCAAATGACTTTGATTATAACAGTTGTGTTTTGGGGTCAGAAAGAATCGCTGTGAGAAGAAGACAGGGCatagggagagagggagagagagagagcgagagcttGGTAACTTGGTAGTCCATATCACTTCCGTCAACAATATTCGAGACGGTGAATTCGGGGGATATTCAACGCGAGGGGAGATTGCTGGAAACCGTCGGCGAACTGGAGATGGCTGAGTACTGAGGAGTGAGAAGATACTATCGATACGACCGGGACATGGGATTGGGATGAGTTGCCGATAAGTTATCGCACCATCAACGTCATGCAAAACTTCATCCCATATCTTGAGCCTTCATCTCCCTTCGGTACAGAGTGTCTGATAAAAGAACACACGGAAGAGGTTATTTTAGTTGCAGGTTTATTATAACGCGTTCTGAACCGGAATGAGATCGACGCCATACTATCGcgctcaaaaacaaaacgtcaaCTCATGACAGCGCGGTTGCTCATCTGTTTATAAGTCCCGATTCGATACCTTACCATACATGATATTGCATATTCCAACATCTGAAGCGATCGAAGACGAAACAAGGTGTAAATAGTGATCTCACCGGACGTTTATTCCAAAGATCGCAGCAAATTGTGAAGTTAACGCAAGTTGCTCAGCATGTCCATGTTTTATTATTCAGCATCAGCCTCACCTATACAACACTCTTAATCCATGCTACGTACGAGGCTATGCGCGTGTGCACGATCAGCTGATCCGGCGAGCGACCGTAGCTTACTATCCCGACCAAATACTGCGTCGAGGAGTTATCGGCCGTGTTACGCTTGTACCAGATCAGTGGATCTCCGCTCAGCGCGCGTGGATCGTACTCCATAACGTCCGTGCACAGCTCGGTCGAACGCAATTGGCGCGGTCCCTGCTCGCCCAGATACTCCTGACAGTCGCGGTTGTACTTCGGATAGCTCGATATGAACTGGGCTTCATCGTTGGCTGTAAGCAGACGGAACGCTTAGTTGCTTAGGTGTGCCTAGATGGCCACAAACGTCATGCAAATGTTACCTATAGCCATACTGTAGAGGAAGAACGGTGTgtgggtttcgttttgccaCAGGCAGATCGGATACTTGCGAGCCGTCGGAACAATGGCCCCGTCCAATCGCAACAGTCCAATGTCGTGCAGTAGCGTTGTAGAGTCGTAGTTGGGATGGACGATCACTTCCCGGATGCGGACGACCTTCGGATTGTACCAGGTGGCGTTCATATTACCCGCACCAACGTTGACAACCGTCGGCGGAGCTCCTGAACCCGTCAGACAGTACGCGGACGCAACCACCAAGCTGCGCGTAATGAGGGTTCCGGAGCATTCCCACTCGGTTTGTCCATTCTGCTCCCATCCGATGAAAACCTGCCGAATAGAAGCGGGGAACAGTTAGACTTTATGCAGAAGTTGTTACGCTGTCAGACACTTACCGAGTGATAGTAACGATCGATTCTATTCATTTGCCAGTATTCAAACTGCTCGTGGAACATCCGGTAGCGGGTCTCGCAGTCATCCAGCTCCGCAGCGGCTGCACTGACACGCGTACCGTTGCTGATGTACTCATACGGACAACACACCAGCGAGCCATCCTTACAAAGCCGCACGTTCCGGTTTACCTGAGCATCGTACGCCACCTTCGGACAGCGCTGGATATTCGTGCAGAGTCCGTCGCTCCCGTCCGGAGCCGTACACCGGTCACGTTCGTGCAGATCTGAGTTTATGAAATGTACCGCATCGTCGGACGCTTTATAGTTGGGCAGCAGCACCGACTTCATCCACTCGAGATGCAATCCCAGTCGGGTCGCTACAGCCGAACGGCCAAAGCCACAATCCTTGCCGAACAGATTGAGCGCGTAGATGTGCTCAAAGTGCAGTCCATAGCGCCAAATGTTGCGCCTGAGCGGTGCACCGAGCAGCAGCTGGCAGGATTCCGGCACCAGGAACGGTTTGCTACCGAAGCACAGATGTTCCGGTGCGAGACCGTTCCCGAGCCGCGAGAGATATTCCTCCGGGACGCTACAGTTCGACTGCAGGTGAATGTCGGCCCGCGGCGATAGCTGCACGATCTGTGGTTCTGTGGAGAAGAGATACTGCTGTTAGCCAAGCTTGGCTACCCTAGCTAGCTGAAGGTGGAACCACCGGTACTCACTGTACTCCTTGAGCATTTCAGTTGCGTAGCTAAACTGGTTCAAATCCAGCCGACCCTGCCCGGTAACGTAGAATCGAGGATCGGGAAGTGTTCTGTTGCTCCATATGCAGGCAGGAACGAACCGGGATGAAAACCGGAACCTATCCTTCACCTTTAGAATGGCCAAATTGTTGTAGTACGAGTTCGGCCTGTACTGGGGATGGCGGTGCGCTTTTACCACGCTGTTGCGCGTATTGTTCGAATCGATTATATGTGACGCAGTCATCCTGCAATATGGAAAGCGTTAGTAAGTGCAGCATCATGAAGGTATGGTCTGGCACCACAAAACCTTTGAAAAACGGCACACTGGGCAAGCGTTACAACGGTATCCTCGTCGATGATAACACCGTAACAGTCGTCCGGACCCTTCGTACCCGCTGGCCAATGGATTTTGACCGTCTGTACCGAGGAGATGATGTTCATGTGGGCCTTACTGGAATCTAGCGACTCAAAACTTTCCGATTTCGACTGCACGACGTCATCCTCGTACTCGCGCAGATGTACATATCTTAAGGCACAGGCATAAGGCTTGAAGCTCCATTCTAGAATCCAAGCAAAGCGGCACTACAATTTAAATCTTTTTCGTGAACCTTGAGACACGTACCCTGTATCTGCTCGCCTCGTTTCGCCAGCTCCGACCGTATCCAGGGTATGTACGGTGACACCTTCATGTACACGCCCGGTAACGATTGTCCGCAGATGCTACCGAAGGAGGTAACCGCCACGATGAACGGTGTCATCTTTGCGTTGGAAAGCAACTTTATCTGCAGTGGTCCACCGGAATCTCCCTGCAAAGGTTGGCATTGGGAGCTTATCCTTCGGAGATTTTCAACCTAAACCTTAACTTACCGGACAGGTGTCCATCTTAATGTCACCCGCACACAGATGATAGTCCTGCAGGCCCTGCTTCAGCCCACGATCACCTATCCGATAGTGCTGGTCGCACGCCGCCTTCTGCACGACGCTCAGCGATACCTTCAGCAGTATGGGAGTGTTCGCTTGACCTGTAGGGGTTACACAGTGTGAGATAGCTATTTTTAGTCGGCGGAACCGGCGTTGATATGGTGGAACGCACATACCGAACCCTGTTGAGCCCCAGCCGGTTGCTTCCATCGATGGGAACGGTATCTCCTCGTCGTTCCACAGACATCCCGGAGCCACTGTGTCGTGCAGTCTGGAAATTAATCACCAGAATTGTTTAAGTCAATCTCAATGAGATGTTCGGTGGTAATCATCTGTTTGCCGTTGCGATTGACAGCTAACACTCACTTCACGTTCCTCTCCAGTCGTAACAGCGCCAGATCATGATACCGCGAGCTGAATCGATGCTCCGGATGACGTATAATTTCGACAATCTTAAGCTGCTGCGCGTACTCGTCATCGGAATCGTCGTACAGATTAATATCACCAAGGCGAACCACATCGGGTTCGACCGTActaaaaaaatggaaccgaAAAGGTCAACCGCAGCTGCTACGTATGGCGTTTTTTGGCCCGAAAACACAACTTACttatcgtctgctgcgcagtGGGCCGCCGTTAGCACATAATTTTCCCAGATCAGCGATCCACCACAGCTCCAGTCGACTTTGCCACCGTCCCGCGTCCAGCCGACGGCGGCCATGTGTGCGAACTCGCGCAAGTATGCTGGCCTCCCGAAGGCAGGCAACGGTTCCGGACCTTGTCCGAATTTGTAG
It contains:
- the LOC118514654 gene encoding uncharacterized protein LOC118514654, with the translated sequence MVAIMAQSSVVLLWKIIVLALIVGRACGVLLSINSKLAEDMATAFLPNERESIDDCHLRYYKFGQGPEPLPAFGRPAYLREFAHMAAVGWTRDGGKVDWSCGGSLIWENYVLTAAHCAADDNTVEPDVVRLGDINLYDDSDDEYAQQLKIVEIIRHPEHRFSSRYHDLALLRLERNVKLHDTVAPGCLWNDEEIPFPSMEATGWGSTGFGQANTPILLKVSLSVVQKAACDQHYRIGDRGLKQGLQDYHLCAGDIKMDTCPGDSGGPLQIKLLSNAKMTPFIVAVTSFGSICGQSLPGVYMKVSPYIPWIRSELAKRGEQIQEWSFKPYACALRYVHLREYEDDVVQSKSESFESLDSSKAHMNIISSVQTVKIHWPAGTKGPDDCYGVIIDEDTVVTLAQCAVFQRMTASHIIDSNNTRNSVVKAHRHPQYRPNSYYNNLAILKVKDRFRFSSRFVPACIWSNRTLPDPRFYVTGQGRLDLNQFSYATEMLKEYKPQIVQLSPRADIHLQSNCSVPEEYLSRLGNGLAPEHLCFGSKPFLVPESCQLLLGAPLRRNIWRYGLHFEHIYALNLFGKDCGFGRSAVATRLGLHLEWMKSVLLPNYKASDDAVHFINSDLHERDRCTAPDGSDGLCTNIQRCPKVAYDAQVNRNVRLCKDGSLVCCPYEYISNGTRVSAAAAELDDCETRYRMFHEQFEYWQMNRIDRYYHSVFIGWEQNGQTEWECSGTLITRSLVVASAYCLTGSGAPPTVVNVGAGNMNATWYNPKVVRIREVIVHPNYDSTTLLHDIGLLRLDGAIVPTARKYPICLWQNETHTPFFLYSMAIANDEAQFISSYPKYNRDCQEYLGEQGPRQLRSTELCTDVMEYDPRALSGDPLIWYKRNTADNSSTQYLVGIVSYGRSPDQLIVHTRIASYVAWIKSVV